A DNA window from Vigna angularis cultivar LongXiaoDou No.4 chromosome 1, ASM1680809v1, whole genome shotgun sequence contains the following coding sequences:
- the LOC108343244 gene encoding methylcrotonoyl-CoA carboxylase beta chain, mitochondrial isoform X4, protein MFGLIGRKANLLGGSGRRWLNLAAATATTITNGGAMEELLAQLQSNVQKALAGGGPEAVKRNRSRNKFLPRERIDRLLDPGSSFLELSQLAGHDLYEEPLPSGGVVTGIGPVHGRLCMFVANDPTVKGGTYYPITVKKHLRAQEIAAQCKLPCVYLVDSGGAFLPKQAEVFPDKENFGRIFYNQALMSAEGIPQIALVLGSCTAGGAYIPAMADESVMVKGNGTIFLAGPPLVKAATGEEVSAEDLGGATVHCKTSGVSDYFAQDELHALALGRNIIKNLHMAGKDPLANGLQNINYEYKEPLYDVNELRSIAPTDLKKQFDIRSVIDRIVDGSEFDEFKKLYGTTLVTGFARIFGQPVGIIGNNGILFNESALKGAHFIELCTQRNIPLVFLQNITGFMVGSRSEANGIAKSGAKMVMAVSCAKAAGVLSQIEKGNKKKQGIQWNKEEEEKFKAKVVEAYEKEASPYYSTARLWDDGIIDPADTRKVIGLCISASPNLAIEKTKYGVFRM, encoded by the exons ATGTTTGGGTTAATCGGAAGAAAGGCCAATTTGTTGGGAGGATCGGGAAGAAGGTGGTTGAACTTGGCagcagcaacagcaacaaccattACTAATGGTGGGGCCATGGAGGAGTTACTTGCGCAACTGCAATCCAACGTTCAGAAGGCTCTTGCCGGTGGAGGACCCGAGGCTGTGAAGAGGAACAGGAGCAGGAATAAATTTCTTCCCCGCGAAAGAATCGATCGCCTTCTTGATCCTGGCTCTTCCTTCCTCGAGCTTTcacag CTGGCAGGACATGACTTGTATGAAGAGCCCTTGCCTTCTGGAGGGGTTGTTACTGGGATAGGTCCTGTGCATGGGCGACTGTGTATGTTTGTGGCCAATGATCCCACTGTGAAGGGAGGGACTTACTATCCCATTACTGTTAAGAAGCACCTCAGGGCACAGGAGATTGCTGCTCAGTGCAAATTGCCCTGTGTATATCTTGTTGACAGTGGAGGAGCTTTTCTTCCCAAGCAAGCTGAAGTGTTTCCAGACAAAGAAAACTTTGGTAGAATATTCTACAATCAGGCTTTAATGTCTGCTGAAGGAATTCCTCAAATTGCATTGGTATTGGGCTCTTGCACTGCTGGTGGGGCATATATACCGGCAATGGCTGATGAAAGTGTGATGGTCAAGGGTAACGGCACCATTTTTTTAGCAGGGCCACCTCTTGTTAAG GCTGCTACTGGTGAAGAAGTATCGGCAGAGGATCTGGGAGGTGCTACTGTGCACTGCAAGACGTCCGGTGTTTCTGATTATTTTGCTCAAG ATGAACTCCATGCACTTGCGCTTGGGAGgaatataattaagaatttgCATATGGCTGGGAAAGATCCCTTGGCAAATGGATTGCAAAATATAAACTATGAATATAAAGAGCCGTTGTATGATGTCAATGAACTTCGTTCTATTGCTCCCACTGATCTTAAGAAACAGTTTGATATCCGATCAGTTATTGATCGAATTGTTGATGGAAGTGAATTTGATGAATTCAAGAAATTGTATGGCACT ACACTTGTAACGGGATTTGCTAGGATTTTCGGACAGCCTGTTGGAATTATTGGAAACAACGGGATTTTATTCAACGAATCTGCACTGAAAGGGGCCCATTTCATTGAATTATGCACTCAACGTAACATTCCCTTGGTCTTCCTTCAGAACATCACTGGATTCATG GTTGGCTCAAGATCTGAGGCAAATGGCATAGCAAAGTCTGGAGCAAAAATGGTTATGGCTGTTTCTTGTGCAAAG GCTGCTGGTGTACTGTCTCAAATAGAGAAAGGCAACAAGAAAAAGCAAGGAATTCAG TGGAAtaaggaagaagaggaaaagtTCAAAGCGAAAGTGGTGGAGGCTTATGAGAAAGAAGCAAGTCCTTATTACTCAACAGCACGGCTATGGGACGATGGAATCATTGATCCAGCGGATACAAGAAAAGTCATTGGTCTCTGCATCTCTGCCTCCCCTAACCTTGccattgaaaaaacaaaatatggtgTATTTAGAAtgtga
- the LOC108343244 gene encoding methylcrotonoyl-CoA carboxylase beta chain, mitochondrial isoform X3 has protein sequence MFGLIGRKANLLGGSGRRWLNLAAATATTITNGGAMEELLAQLQSNVQKALAGGGPEAVKRNRSRNKFLPRERIDRLLDPGSSFLELSQLAGHDLYEEPLPSGGVVTGIGPVHGRLCMFVANDPTVKGGTYYPITVKKHLRAQEIAAQCKLPCVYLVDSGGAFLPKQAEVFPDKENFGRIFYNQALMSAEGIPQIALVLGSCTAGGAYIPAMADESVMVKGNGTIFLAGPPLVKAATGEEVSAEDLGGATVHCKTSGVSDYFAQDELHALALGRNIIKNLHMAGKDPLANGLQNINYEYKEPLYDVNELRSIAPTDLKKQFDIRSVIDRIVDGSEFDEFKKLYGTTLVTGFARIFGQPVGIIGNNGILFNESALKGAHFIELCTQRNIPLVFLQNITGFMVGSRSEANGIAKSGAKMVMAVSCAKAAGVLSQIEKGNKKKQGIQQWNKEEEEKFKAKVVEAYEKEASPYYSTARLWDDGIIDPADTRKVIGLCISASPNLAIEKTKYGVFRM, from the exons ATGTTTGGGTTAATCGGAAGAAAGGCCAATTTGTTGGGAGGATCGGGAAGAAGGTGGTTGAACTTGGCagcagcaacagcaacaaccattACTAATGGTGGGGCCATGGAGGAGTTACTTGCGCAACTGCAATCCAACGTTCAGAAGGCTCTTGCCGGTGGAGGACCCGAGGCTGTGAAGAGGAACAGGAGCAGGAATAAATTTCTTCCCCGCGAAAGAATCGATCGCCTTCTTGATCCTGGCTCTTCCTTCCTCGAGCTTTcacag CTGGCAGGACATGACTTGTATGAAGAGCCCTTGCCTTCTGGAGGGGTTGTTACTGGGATAGGTCCTGTGCATGGGCGACTGTGTATGTTTGTGGCCAATGATCCCACTGTGAAGGGAGGGACTTACTATCCCATTACTGTTAAGAAGCACCTCAGGGCACAGGAGATTGCTGCTCAGTGCAAATTGCCCTGTGTATATCTTGTTGACAGTGGAGGAGCTTTTCTTCCCAAGCAAGCTGAAGTGTTTCCAGACAAAGAAAACTTTGGTAGAATATTCTACAATCAGGCTTTAATGTCTGCTGAAGGAATTCCTCAAATTGCATTGGTATTGGGCTCTTGCACTGCTGGTGGGGCATATATACCGGCAATGGCTGATGAAAGTGTGATGGTCAAGGGTAACGGCACCATTTTTTTAGCAGGGCCACCTCTTGTTAAG GCTGCTACTGGTGAAGAAGTATCGGCAGAGGATCTGGGAGGTGCTACTGTGCACTGCAAGACGTCCGGTGTTTCTGATTATTTTGCTCAAG ATGAACTCCATGCACTTGCGCTTGGGAGgaatataattaagaatttgCATATGGCTGGGAAAGATCCCTTGGCAAATGGATTGCAAAATATAAACTATGAATATAAAGAGCCGTTGTATGATGTCAATGAACTTCGTTCTATTGCTCCCACTGATCTTAAGAAACAGTTTGATATCCGATCAGTTATTGATCGAATTGTTGATGGAAGTGAATTTGATGAATTCAAGAAATTGTATGGCACT ACACTTGTAACGGGATTTGCTAGGATTTTCGGACAGCCTGTTGGAATTATTGGAAACAACGGGATTTTATTCAACGAATCTGCACTGAAAGGGGCCCATTTCATTGAATTATGCACTCAACGTAACATTCCCTTGGTCTTCCTTCAGAACATCACTGGATTCATG GTTGGCTCAAGATCTGAGGCAAATGGCATAGCAAAGTCTGGAGCAAAAATGGTTATGGCTGTTTCTTGTGCAAAG GCTGCTGGTGTACTGTCTCAAATAGAGAAAGGCAACAAGAAAAAGCAAGGAATTCAG CAGTGGAAtaaggaagaagaggaaaagtTCAAAGCGAAAGTGGTGGAGGCTTATGAGAAAGAAGCAAGTCCTTATTACTCAACAGCACGGCTATGGGACGATGGAATCATTGATCCAGCGGATACAAGAAAAGTCATTGGTCTCTGCATCTCTGCCTCCCCTAACCTTGccattgaaaaaacaaaatatggtgTATTTAGAAtgtga
- the LOC108343244 gene encoding methylcrotonoyl-CoA carboxylase beta chain, mitochondrial isoform X2 — MFGLIGRKANLLGGSGRRWLNLAAATATTITNGGAMEELLAQLQSNVQKALAGGGPEAVKRNRSRNKFLPRERIDRLLDPGSSFLELSQLAGHDLYEEPLPSGGVVTGIGPVHGRLCMFVANDPTVKGGTYYPITVKKHLRAQEIAAQCKLPCVYLVDSGGAFLPKQAEVFPDKENFGRIFYNQALMSAEGIPQIALVLGSCTAGGAYIPAMADESVMVKGNGTIFLAGPPLVKAATGEEVSAEDLGGATVHCKTSGVSDYFAQDELHALALGRNIIKNLHMAGKDPLANGLQNINYEYKEPLYDVNELRSIAPTDLKKQFDIRSVIDRIVDGSEFDEFKKLYGTTLVTGFARIFGQPVGIIGNNGILFNESALKGAHFIELCTQRNIPLVFLQNITGFMVGSRSEANGIAKSGAKMVMAVSCAKVPKVTIMVGGSFGAGNYAMCGRAYSPNFLFLWPNARISVMGGAQAAGVLSQIEKGNKKKQGIQWNKEEEEKFKAKVVEAYEKEASPYYSTARLWDDGIIDPADTRKVIGLCISASPNLAIEKTKYGVFRM, encoded by the exons ATGTTTGGGTTAATCGGAAGAAAGGCCAATTTGTTGGGAGGATCGGGAAGAAGGTGGTTGAACTTGGCagcagcaacagcaacaaccattACTAATGGTGGGGCCATGGAGGAGTTACTTGCGCAACTGCAATCCAACGTTCAGAAGGCTCTTGCCGGTGGAGGACCCGAGGCTGTGAAGAGGAACAGGAGCAGGAATAAATTTCTTCCCCGCGAAAGAATCGATCGCCTTCTTGATCCTGGCTCTTCCTTCCTCGAGCTTTcacag CTGGCAGGACATGACTTGTATGAAGAGCCCTTGCCTTCTGGAGGGGTTGTTACTGGGATAGGTCCTGTGCATGGGCGACTGTGTATGTTTGTGGCCAATGATCCCACTGTGAAGGGAGGGACTTACTATCCCATTACTGTTAAGAAGCACCTCAGGGCACAGGAGATTGCTGCTCAGTGCAAATTGCCCTGTGTATATCTTGTTGACAGTGGAGGAGCTTTTCTTCCCAAGCAAGCTGAAGTGTTTCCAGACAAAGAAAACTTTGGTAGAATATTCTACAATCAGGCTTTAATGTCTGCTGAAGGAATTCCTCAAATTGCATTGGTATTGGGCTCTTGCACTGCTGGTGGGGCATATATACCGGCAATGGCTGATGAAAGTGTGATGGTCAAGGGTAACGGCACCATTTTTTTAGCAGGGCCACCTCTTGTTAAG GCTGCTACTGGTGAAGAAGTATCGGCAGAGGATCTGGGAGGTGCTACTGTGCACTGCAAGACGTCCGGTGTTTCTGATTATTTTGCTCAAG ATGAACTCCATGCACTTGCGCTTGGGAGgaatataattaagaatttgCATATGGCTGGGAAAGATCCCTTGGCAAATGGATTGCAAAATATAAACTATGAATATAAAGAGCCGTTGTATGATGTCAATGAACTTCGTTCTATTGCTCCCACTGATCTTAAGAAACAGTTTGATATCCGATCAGTTATTGATCGAATTGTTGATGGAAGTGAATTTGATGAATTCAAGAAATTGTATGGCACT ACACTTGTAACGGGATTTGCTAGGATTTTCGGACAGCCTGTTGGAATTATTGGAAACAACGGGATTTTATTCAACGAATCTGCACTGAAAGGGGCCCATTTCATTGAATTATGCACTCAACGTAACATTCCCTTGGTCTTCCTTCAGAACATCACTGGATTCATG GTTGGCTCAAGATCTGAGGCAAATGGCATAGCAAAGTCTGGAGCAAAAATGGTTATGGCTGTTTCTTGTGCAAAG GTACCAAAAGTCACTATAATGGTTGGAGGAAGCTTCGGTGCAGGAAATTATGCAATGTGTGGTCGTGCCTATAGTCCAAATTTCTTGTTCCTTTGGCCTAATGCTAGAATATCTGTGATGGGTGGTGCTCAG GCTGCTGGTGTACTGTCTCAAATAGAGAAAGGCAACAAGAAAAAGCAAGGAATTCAG TGGAAtaaggaagaagaggaaaagtTCAAAGCGAAAGTGGTGGAGGCTTATGAGAAAGAAGCAAGTCCTTATTACTCAACAGCACGGCTATGGGACGATGGAATCATTGATCCAGCGGATACAAGAAAAGTCATTGGTCTCTGCATCTCTGCCTCCCCTAACCTTGccattgaaaaaacaaaatatggtgTATTTAGAAtgtga
- the LOC108343244 gene encoding methylcrotonoyl-CoA carboxylase beta chain, mitochondrial isoform X1, whose protein sequence is MFGLIGRKANLLGGSGRRWLNLAAATATTITNGGAMEELLAQLQSNVQKALAGGGPEAVKRNRSRNKFLPRERIDRLLDPGSSFLELSQLAGHDLYEEPLPSGGVVTGIGPVHGRLCMFVANDPTVKGGTYYPITVKKHLRAQEIAAQCKLPCVYLVDSGGAFLPKQAEVFPDKENFGRIFYNQALMSAEGIPQIALVLGSCTAGGAYIPAMADESVMVKGNGTIFLAGPPLVKAATGEEVSAEDLGGATVHCKTSGVSDYFAQDELHALALGRNIIKNLHMAGKDPLANGLQNINYEYKEPLYDVNELRSIAPTDLKKQFDIRSVIDRIVDGSEFDEFKKLYGTTLVTGFARIFGQPVGIIGNNGILFNESALKGAHFIELCTQRNIPLVFLQNITGFMVGSRSEANGIAKSGAKMVMAVSCAKVPKVTIMVGGSFGAGNYAMCGRAYSPNFLFLWPNARISVMGGAQAAGVLSQIEKGNKKKQGIQQWNKEEEEKFKAKVVEAYEKEASPYYSTARLWDDGIIDPADTRKVIGLCISASPNLAIEKTKYGVFRM, encoded by the exons ATGTTTGGGTTAATCGGAAGAAAGGCCAATTTGTTGGGAGGATCGGGAAGAAGGTGGTTGAACTTGGCagcagcaacagcaacaaccattACTAATGGTGGGGCCATGGAGGAGTTACTTGCGCAACTGCAATCCAACGTTCAGAAGGCTCTTGCCGGTGGAGGACCCGAGGCTGTGAAGAGGAACAGGAGCAGGAATAAATTTCTTCCCCGCGAAAGAATCGATCGCCTTCTTGATCCTGGCTCTTCCTTCCTCGAGCTTTcacag CTGGCAGGACATGACTTGTATGAAGAGCCCTTGCCTTCTGGAGGGGTTGTTACTGGGATAGGTCCTGTGCATGGGCGACTGTGTATGTTTGTGGCCAATGATCCCACTGTGAAGGGAGGGACTTACTATCCCATTACTGTTAAGAAGCACCTCAGGGCACAGGAGATTGCTGCTCAGTGCAAATTGCCCTGTGTATATCTTGTTGACAGTGGAGGAGCTTTTCTTCCCAAGCAAGCTGAAGTGTTTCCAGACAAAGAAAACTTTGGTAGAATATTCTACAATCAGGCTTTAATGTCTGCTGAAGGAATTCCTCAAATTGCATTGGTATTGGGCTCTTGCACTGCTGGTGGGGCATATATACCGGCAATGGCTGATGAAAGTGTGATGGTCAAGGGTAACGGCACCATTTTTTTAGCAGGGCCACCTCTTGTTAAG GCTGCTACTGGTGAAGAAGTATCGGCAGAGGATCTGGGAGGTGCTACTGTGCACTGCAAGACGTCCGGTGTTTCTGATTATTTTGCTCAAG ATGAACTCCATGCACTTGCGCTTGGGAGgaatataattaagaatttgCATATGGCTGGGAAAGATCCCTTGGCAAATGGATTGCAAAATATAAACTATGAATATAAAGAGCCGTTGTATGATGTCAATGAACTTCGTTCTATTGCTCCCACTGATCTTAAGAAACAGTTTGATATCCGATCAGTTATTGATCGAATTGTTGATGGAAGTGAATTTGATGAATTCAAGAAATTGTATGGCACT ACACTTGTAACGGGATTTGCTAGGATTTTCGGACAGCCTGTTGGAATTATTGGAAACAACGGGATTTTATTCAACGAATCTGCACTGAAAGGGGCCCATTTCATTGAATTATGCACTCAACGTAACATTCCCTTGGTCTTCCTTCAGAACATCACTGGATTCATG GTTGGCTCAAGATCTGAGGCAAATGGCATAGCAAAGTCTGGAGCAAAAATGGTTATGGCTGTTTCTTGTGCAAAG GTACCAAAAGTCACTATAATGGTTGGAGGAAGCTTCGGTGCAGGAAATTATGCAATGTGTGGTCGTGCCTATAGTCCAAATTTCTTGTTCCTTTGGCCTAATGCTAGAATATCTGTGATGGGTGGTGCTCAG GCTGCTGGTGTACTGTCTCAAATAGAGAAAGGCAACAAGAAAAAGCAAGGAATTCAG CAGTGGAAtaaggaagaagaggaaaagtTCAAAGCGAAAGTGGTGGAGGCTTATGAGAAAGAAGCAAGTCCTTATTACTCAACAGCACGGCTATGGGACGATGGAATCATTGATCCAGCGGATACAAGAAAAGTCATTGGTCTCTGCATCTCTGCCTCCCCTAACCTTGccattgaaaaaacaaaatatggtgTATTTAGAAtgtga